The following proteins are encoded in a genomic region of Rattus rattus isolate New Zealand chromosome 2, Rrattus_CSIRO_v1, whole genome shotgun sequence:
- the LOC116894604 gene encoding vomeronasal type-1 receptor 2-like, whose translation MYLKDLIIGIVFLLQSTVGSLGNFSLLSCYLINYYIEHRMKTSSLILSNLFTANFLILLSKGLLHTVQTFGIKGFINDFVCKFLLYIQRLGRNVSISSTCFLSVFQAITISPRNSFWMSLKAKVPHHIGLFTSLCWILYMVLNMIFPVYMYNKENRKNLTQKHHLKYCSIVVHDDFISSLYTTIIVLPEILFAFIIIWSSSSMVIILYVHKQSVKHIHSITVSSRTSPESRATHRILALMFTFIGFYALSSILQGCIALVYNPSWWLVNITAIISMCFPSLGPFVMNHDSPFPRLCFI comes from the coding sequence ATGTACCTCAAGGATTTGATAATAGGAATAGTGTTCTTACTTCAGAGTACAGTTGGGAGTCTAGgaaatttctctcttctgtcctgcTACCTGATCAATTACTATATTGAACATAGAATGAAGACTTCAAGTTTGATTCTTTCAAACCTATTCACAGCCAACTTTTTGATCCTTCTTTCTAAAGGACTGCTCCATACAGTGCAAACTTTTGGGATAAAAGGATTTATCAATGACTTTGTCTGCAAATTCCTTTTGTATATTCAAAGACTGGGCAGAAATGTGTCCATTAGTTCCACCTGCTTCTTGAGTGTCTTCCAGGCAATCACTATCAGTCCTAGGAACTCTTTTTGGATGAGCCTTAAAGCCAAAGTTCCACATCATATTGGTCTCTTCACTTCTCTTTGCTGGATTCTCTACATggtattaaatatgatttttcctgtgtatatgtataacaaGGAGAACAGAAAGAACCTTACACAAAAACATCATCTGAAATATTGCTCCATTGTAGTTCATGATGACTTTATAAGCTCATTATATACTACAATTATTGTTCTGCCTgaaattttgtttgctttcattaTCATCTGGTCAAGCAGCTCCATGGTAATCATTCTGTATGTGCACAAGCAAAGTGTTAAACATATCCATAGCATCACTGTTTCCTCCAGAACATCCCCTGAGTCCAGAGCTACCCACAGGATACTGGCCCTCATGTTCACCTTTATAGGTTTTTATGCCCTCTCTTCCATCTTACAAGGCTGCATTGCTCTTGTATATAATCCTAGTTGGTGGCTGGTAAACATCACAGCAATCATTTcaatgtgttttccttctttgggaCCTTTTGTGATGAATCATGATTCACCTTTTCCGAGATTATGCTTTATATGA